Proteins encoded by one window of Salmo trutta chromosome 17, fSalTru1.1, whole genome shotgun sequence:
- the LOC115151736 gene encoding zinc finger RNA-binding protein-like isoform X1 yields the protein MAASNYYGFTHGAGPQYSVQPPPAYAHPTTASYNVQPAPAVAHAVTASYAPAPAQPARPVASAYPVAYQTHPAPPDYGYRQPDPTPQPTTTPQTYQLPIYTETDNYSYGRLPAATSYETKQYYQTSVAPAQRTPTEAYYQTGVKSGYSPVSTVYSQPPPPQRHVTTLKPLAPASSVSTSYNIYPVSTSVQQPPISSYTPCSSFSSTAGTYSGVSYSTYDSSGYTSTPSYYQPAQLPPPQPQQPPQQSHPPPKQLTSSSWSNAGSNMVTSPTVNAYKKPMFHQNKLQKPKGPPKQPQLHYCDICKISCAGPQTYREHLEGQKHKKKDAALKSGSVVGSNGPRGIQTQLRCELCDIACTGVDAYAAHIRGAKHQKVVKLHTKLGKPIPSTEPVLVNNAPIISTSTAGKTTPIIVTATAPVAPPKLVVVNATKAPAPVKKPVAPKITLLANKPATPPVAKENEAKQSATASKSETTSDDEDGDGVGRQGDVQPVGHDYVEEVRNDDGKVIRFHCKLCECSFNDPNAKDMHLKGRRHRLQYKKKVNPELPVEIKPSNRARKLQEGKLRKQKQKAVLKRQRDDEQRWHLEMRSEPDSSWQTEMSRYEEDMYWRRREEEQLYWGEQRHMMAPPPLMSRPGMPVPPLLQPMRRPDSPDDRHIMAKHSTIYPVEEELQAVQRIVSHTERALKLVSVSLLEKEPPEAAPEAAPEAAPEADAGEKGPENQAARMLKGVMRVGILAKGLLLHGDRNVELILLAAKKPTLSLLKDIAEQLPKEMAPFSEDQYEVKAHPEEANIVIFSSKEPKMQVTISLTSPLMREDPAPDKEEKAGDKAAEKGVPEKDPADVLNQNKCLEYLAALRHAKWFQARANGLQSCVIIIRVLRDLCQRVPTWGKMPSWAMELLVEKAISSATGPLSPGEAMRRVLECIATGILLPDGPGLLDPCEKHQTDALGSMTKQAREDITASAQHALRLLAFRQIHKVLGMDSLPASKASARNRKRRRDGSETGEGEVKKDKKDDTEEVDA from the exons ATGGCTGCAAGCAATTATTATGGATTCACGCATGGTGCCGGTCCTCAGTACAG CGTTCAGCCTCCACCAGCCTATGCCCATCCCACCACAGCCAGCTACAATGTCCAGCCGGCCCCTGCCGTGGCCCATGCAGTGACTGCCTCCTATGCCCCTGCCCCTGCACAACCAGCCAGGCCCGTTGCCTCTGCCTATCCGGTGGCCTACCAGACCCACCCTGCCCCCCCAGACTATGGCTACCGGCAGCCGGACCCCACGCCCcaacccaccaccaccccacagACATACCAGCTACCGATATACACCGAAACG GATAACTACAGTTACGGACGCCTGCCTGCAGCCACTAGTTATGAGACTAAGCAGTACTACCAGACGAGTGTAGCTCCAGCTCAGCGGACACCAACAGAAGCTTACTACCAGACAG GCGTGAAGAGTGGCTACAGTCCAGTCAGCACAGTATACAGCCAGCCGCCACCACCACAGAGGCATGTCACAACTTTAAAGCCTCTGGCCCCTGCCAGCTCAGTGTCCACCAGCTACAACATCTACCCAGTGTCCACCAGTGTACAGCAGCCCCCCATCTCCTCTTACACCCCCTGCTCGTCCTTCAGCTCCACAGCTGGCACCTACTCTG GCGTCAGCTACTCTACTTATGATTCAAGTGGCTACACTTCCACCCCCTCATACTACCAGCCTGCCCAGCTACCTCCTCCTCAGCCCCAGCAGCCCCCCCAGCAGTCCCATCCGCCTCCCAAGCAGCTCACCAGCTCCTCCTGGAGCAACGCGGGCAGCAACATGGTGACATCTCCCACGGTCAACGCCTACAAGAAGCCCATGTTCCACCAGAACAAGCTTCAGAAGCCGAAAGGGCCGCCCAAGCAACCCCAGCTGCACTACTGCGACATCTGCAAGATCAGCTGTGCTGGACCGCAG ACGTACCGAGAGCACCTCGAGGGCCAGAAGCACAAGAAGAAGGATGCAGCTCTCAAGTCTGGCAGCGTGGTGGGGAGCAACGGGCCCCGGGGGATTCAGACCCAGCTACGCTGTGAACTATGTGACATTGCCTGCACTGGCGTAGATGCGTACGCTGCCCATATCCGAGGAGCCAAGCACCAGAAG GTGGTGAAGCTCCACACCAAACTAGGCAAACCTATACCTTCAACTGAGCCTGTTTTAGTGAACAATGCTCCAATTATCTCAACGTCGACAGCTGGGAAGACGACCCCTATCATTGTTACGGCAACTGCCCCGGTAGCACCACCCAAACTGGTGGTCGTAAACGCCACAAAGGCCCCAGCACCTGTGAAGAAGCCAGTCGCACCCAAAATAACCCTCCTTG CCAACAAGCCGGCCACCCCTCCAGTAGCCAAGGAGAATGAGGCCAAGCAGTCAGCAACAGCGTCAAAGAGTGAGACCACGAGTGACGATGAGGACGGGGATGGAGTGGGGAGGCAGGGCGACGTCCAGCCTGTAGGACATGACTATGTGGAGGAG GTGCGTAATGATGATGGGAAGGTAATTCGCTTCCACTGTAAACTCTGTGAATGCAGTTTCAATGACCCCAATGCTAAAGACATGCACCTGAAGGGACGCAGGCACCGGCTGCAGTACAAG AAGAAGGTGAACCCAGAGCTGCCGGTGGAGATCAAGCCCAGTAATCGGGCCAGGAAGCTGCAAGAGGGCAAACTGAGGAAACAGAAGCAGAAGGCTGTGCTGAAGAGACAGCGGGATGACGAGCAGCGCTGGCACTTGGAGATGAGGTCAGAGCCAGACAGCAGCTGGCAAACAGAGATGAG CCGCTATGAGGAGGACATGtactggaggaggagggaggaggagcagTTGTACTGGGGGGAGCAGAGGCACATGATGGCCCCCCCTCCGCTCATGAGCCGGCCCGGCATGCCAGTTCCCCCCCTACTG CAGCCTATGCGTCGGCCGGACTCCCCAGACGACCGCCACATCATGGCCAAACACTCCACCATCTACCCTGTAGAGGAGGAGCTGCAGGCGGTGCAGAGGATCGTCTCCCACACTGAGAGAGCCCTCAAACTGGTGTCTGTCTCCCTGCTGGAGAAAGAGCCTCCAGAGGCTGCTCCAGAGGCTGCTCCAGAGGCTGCTCCAGAGGCTGATGCTGGAGAGAAAGG ACCGGAAAACCAGGCGGCCCGTATGCTGAAGGGGGTGATGAGGGTGGGCATCCTGGCCAAGGGCCTGCTGCTCCATGGGGATAGGAACGTGGAGCTCATTCTGCTGGCTGCCAAGAAGCCCACCCTCTCTCTGCTGAAGGACATCGCTGAGCAGCTGCCCAAAGAAATGGCG CCATTTTCTGAAGATCAGTATGAGGTGAAGGCTCACCCTGAGGAAGCCAACATCGTGATTTTTTCGAGCAAGGAGCCAAAAATGCAGGTCACCATCTCTCTAACCTCGCCACTGATGAGGGAGGACCCTGCCCCTGACAAGGAGGAAAAGGCAGGAGACAAAGCGGCTGAGAAAG GGGTGCCTGAGAAAGACCCTGCTGATGTTCTGAACCAGAACAAGTGCCTGGAATACCTAGCTGCTCTGAGACATGCCAAGTGGTTCCAG GCTCGTGCCAATGGTCTTCAGTCCTGTGTGATCATCATTAGAGTGTTACGGGATCTTTGCCAGCGAGTGCCAACCTGGGGCAAGATGCCATCCTGG GCTATGGAGCTGCTGGTAGAGAAGGCCATCAGCAGTGCCACAGGGCCCCTCAGCCCAGGGGAAGCCATGCGTCGGGTCCTGGAATGTATCGCTACCGGCATCCTACTGCCAG
- the LOC115151736 gene encoding zinc finger RNA-binding protein-like isoform X3, whose product MAASNYYGFTHGAGPQYSVQPPPAYAHPTTASYNVQPAPAVAHAVTASYAPAPAQPARPVASAYPVAYQTHPAPPDYGYRQPDPTPQPTTTPQTYQLPIYTETDNYSYGRLPAATSYETKQYYQTSVAPAQRTPTEAYYQTGVKSGYSPVSTVYSQPPPPQRHVTTLKPLAPASSVSTSYNIYPVSTSVQQPPISSYTPCSSFSSTAGTYSGVSYSTYDSSGYTSTPSYYQPAQLPPPQPQQPPQQSHPPPKQLTSSSWSNAGSNMVTSPTVNAYKKPMFHQNKLQKPKGPPKQPQLHYCDICKISCAGPQTYREHLEGQKHKKKDAALKSGSVVGSNGPRGIQTQLRCELCDIACTGVDAYAAHIRGAKHQKVVKLHTKLGKPIPSTEPVLVNNAPIISTSTAGKTTPIIVTATAPVAPPKLVVVNATKAPAPVKKPVAPKITLLANKPATPPVAKENEAKQSATASKSETTSDDEDGDGVGRQGDVQPVGHDYVEEVRNDDGKVIRFHCKLCECSFNDPNAKDMHLKGRRHRLQYKKKVNPELPVEIKPSNRARKLQEGKLRKQKQKAVLKRQRDDEQRWHLEMSRYEEDMYWRRREEEQLYWGEQRHMMAPPPLMSRPGMPVPPLLQPMRRPDSPDDRHIMAKHSTIYPVEEELQAVQRIVSHTERALKLVSVSLLEKEPPEAAPEAAPEAAPEADAGEKGPENQAARMLKGVMRVGILAKGLLLHGDRNVELILLAAKKPTLSLLKDIAEQLPKEMAPFSEDQYEVKAHPEEANIVIFSSKEPKMQVTISLTSPLMREDPAPDKEEKAGDKAAEKGVPEKDPADVLNQNKCLEYLAALRHAKWFQARANGLQSCVIIIRVLRDLCQRVPTWGKMPSWAMELLVEKAISSATGPLSPGEAMRRVLECIATGILLPDGPGLLDPCEKHQTDALGSMTKQAREDITASAQHALRLLAFRQIHKVLGMDSLPASKASARNRKRRRDGSETGEGEVKKDKKDDTEEVDA is encoded by the exons ATGGCTGCAAGCAATTATTATGGATTCACGCATGGTGCCGGTCCTCAGTACAG CGTTCAGCCTCCACCAGCCTATGCCCATCCCACCACAGCCAGCTACAATGTCCAGCCGGCCCCTGCCGTGGCCCATGCAGTGACTGCCTCCTATGCCCCTGCCCCTGCACAACCAGCCAGGCCCGTTGCCTCTGCCTATCCGGTGGCCTACCAGACCCACCCTGCCCCCCCAGACTATGGCTACCGGCAGCCGGACCCCACGCCCcaacccaccaccaccccacagACATACCAGCTACCGATATACACCGAAACG GATAACTACAGTTACGGACGCCTGCCTGCAGCCACTAGTTATGAGACTAAGCAGTACTACCAGACGAGTGTAGCTCCAGCTCAGCGGACACCAACAGAAGCTTACTACCAGACAG GCGTGAAGAGTGGCTACAGTCCAGTCAGCACAGTATACAGCCAGCCGCCACCACCACAGAGGCATGTCACAACTTTAAAGCCTCTGGCCCCTGCCAGCTCAGTGTCCACCAGCTACAACATCTACCCAGTGTCCACCAGTGTACAGCAGCCCCCCATCTCCTCTTACACCCCCTGCTCGTCCTTCAGCTCCACAGCTGGCACCTACTCTG GCGTCAGCTACTCTACTTATGATTCAAGTGGCTACACTTCCACCCCCTCATACTACCAGCCTGCCCAGCTACCTCCTCCTCAGCCCCAGCAGCCCCCCCAGCAGTCCCATCCGCCTCCCAAGCAGCTCACCAGCTCCTCCTGGAGCAACGCGGGCAGCAACATGGTGACATCTCCCACGGTCAACGCCTACAAGAAGCCCATGTTCCACCAGAACAAGCTTCAGAAGCCGAAAGGGCCGCCCAAGCAACCCCAGCTGCACTACTGCGACATCTGCAAGATCAGCTGTGCTGGACCGCAG ACGTACCGAGAGCACCTCGAGGGCCAGAAGCACAAGAAGAAGGATGCAGCTCTCAAGTCTGGCAGCGTGGTGGGGAGCAACGGGCCCCGGGGGATTCAGACCCAGCTACGCTGTGAACTATGTGACATTGCCTGCACTGGCGTAGATGCGTACGCTGCCCATATCCGAGGAGCCAAGCACCAGAAG GTGGTGAAGCTCCACACCAAACTAGGCAAACCTATACCTTCAACTGAGCCTGTTTTAGTGAACAATGCTCCAATTATCTCAACGTCGACAGCTGGGAAGACGACCCCTATCATTGTTACGGCAACTGCCCCGGTAGCACCACCCAAACTGGTGGTCGTAAACGCCACAAAGGCCCCAGCACCTGTGAAGAAGCCAGTCGCACCCAAAATAACCCTCCTTG CCAACAAGCCGGCCACCCCTCCAGTAGCCAAGGAGAATGAGGCCAAGCAGTCAGCAACAGCGTCAAAGAGTGAGACCACGAGTGACGATGAGGACGGGGATGGAGTGGGGAGGCAGGGCGACGTCCAGCCTGTAGGACATGACTATGTGGAGGAG GTGCGTAATGATGATGGGAAGGTAATTCGCTTCCACTGTAAACTCTGTGAATGCAGTTTCAATGACCCCAATGCTAAAGACATGCACCTGAAGGGACGCAGGCACCGGCTGCAGTACAAG AAGAAGGTGAACCCAGAGCTGCCGGTGGAGATCAAGCCCAGTAATCGGGCCAGGAAGCTGCAAGAGGGCAAACTGAGGAAACAGAAGCAGAAGGCTGTGCTGAAGAGACAGCGGGATGACGAGCAGCGCTGGCACTTGGAGATGAG CCGCTATGAGGAGGACATGtactggaggaggagggaggaggagcagTTGTACTGGGGGGAGCAGAGGCACATGATGGCCCCCCCTCCGCTCATGAGCCGGCCCGGCATGCCAGTTCCCCCCCTACTG CAGCCTATGCGTCGGCCGGACTCCCCAGACGACCGCCACATCATGGCCAAACACTCCACCATCTACCCTGTAGAGGAGGAGCTGCAGGCGGTGCAGAGGATCGTCTCCCACACTGAGAGAGCCCTCAAACTGGTGTCTGTCTCCCTGCTGGAGAAAGAGCCTCCAGAGGCTGCTCCAGAGGCTGCTCCAGAGGCTGCTCCAGAGGCTGATGCTGGAGAGAAAGG ACCGGAAAACCAGGCGGCCCGTATGCTGAAGGGGGTGATGAGGGTGGGCATCCTGGCCAAGGGCCTGCTGCTCCATGGGGATAGGAACGTGGAGCTCATTCTGCTGGCTGCCAAGAAGCCCACCCTCTCTCTGCTGAAGGACATCGCTGAGCAGCTGCCCAAAGAAATGGCG CCATTTTCTGAAGATCAGTATGAGGTGAAGGCTCACCCTGAGGAAGCCAACATCGTGATTTTTTCGAGCAAGGAGCCAAAAATGCAGGTCACCATCTCTCTAACCTCGCCACTGATGAGGGAGGACCCTGCCCCTGACAAGGAGGAAAAGGCAGGAGACAAAGCGGCTGAGAAAG GGGTGCCTGAGAAAGACCCTGCTGATGTTCTGAACCAGAACAAGTGCCTGGAATACCTAGCTGCTCTGAGACATGCCAAGTGGTTCCAG GCTCGTGCCAATGGTCTTCAGTCCTGTGTGATCATCATTAGAGTGTTACGGGATCTTTGCCAGCGAGTGCCAACCTGGGGCAAGATGCCATCCTGG GCTATGGAGCTGCTGGTAGAGAAGGCCATCAGCAGTGCCACAGGGCCCCTCAGCCCAGGGGAAGCCATGCGTCGGGTCCTGGAATGTATCGCTACCGGCATCCTACTGCCAG
- the LOC115151736 gene encoding zinc finger RNA-binding protein-like isoform X2 — protein sequence MAASNYYGFTHGAGPQYSVQPPPAYAHPTTASYNVQPAPAVAHAVTASYAPAPAQPARPVASAYPVAYQTHPAPPDYGYRQPDPTPQPTTTPQTYQLPIYTETDNYSYGRLPAATSYETKQYYQTSVAPAQRTPTEAYYQTGVKSGYSPVSTVYSQPPPPQRHVTTLKPLAPASSVSTSYNIYPVSTSVQQPPISSYTPCSSFSSTAGTYSGVSYSTYDSSGYTSTPSYYQPAQLPPPQPQQPPQQSHPPPKQLTSSSWSNAGSNMVTSPTVNAYKKPMFHQNKLQKPKGPPKQPQLHYCDICKISCAGPQTYREHLEGQKHKKKDAALKSGSVVGSNGPRGIQTQLRCELCDIACTGVDAYAAHIRGAKHQKVVKLHTKLGKPIPSTEPVLVNNAPIISTSTAGKTTPIIVTATAPVAPPKLVVVNATKAPAPVKKPVAPKITLLANKPATPPVAKENEAKQSATASKSETTSDDEDGDGVGRQGDVQPVGHDYVEEVRNDDGKVIRFHCKLCECSFNDPNAKDMHLKGRRHRLQYKKKVNPELPVEIKPSNRARKLQEGKLRKQKQKAVLKRQRDDEQRWHLEMRSEPDSSWQTEMSRYEEDMYWRRREEEQLYWGEQRHMMAPPPLMSRPGMPVPPLLPMRRPDSPDDRHIMAKHSTIYPVEEELQAVQRIVSHTERALKLVSVSLLEKEPPEAAPEAAPEAAPEADAGEKGPENQAARMLKGVMRVGILAKGLLLHGDRNVELILLAAKKPTLSLLKDIAEQLPKEMAPFSEDQYEVKAHPEEANIVIFSSKEPKMQVTISLTSPLMREDPAPDKEEKAGDKAAEKGVPEKDPADVLNQNKCLEYLAALRHAKWFQARANGLQSCVIIIRVLRDLCQRVPTWGKMPSWAMELLVEKAISSATGPLSPGEAMRRVLECIATGILLPDGPGLLDPCEKHQTDALGSMTKQAREDITASAQHALRLLAFRQIHKVLGMDSLPASKASARNRKRRRDGSETGEGEVKKDKKDDTEEVDA from the exons ATGGCTGCAAGCAATTATTATGGATTCACGCATGGTGCCGGTCCTCAGTACAG CGTTCAGCCTCCACCAGCCTATGCCCATCCCACCACAGCCAGCTACAATGTCCAGCCGGCCCCTGCCGTGGCCCATGCAGTGACTGCCTCCTATGCCCCTGCCCCTGCACAACCAGCCAGGCCCGTTGCCTCTGCCTATCCGGTGGCCTACCAGACCCACCCTGCCCCCCCAGACTATGGCTACCGGCAGCCGGACCCCACGCCCcaacccaccaccaccccacagACATACCAGCTACCGATATACACCGAAACG GATAACTACAGTTACGGACGCCTGCCTGCAGCCACTAGTTATGAGACTAAGCAGTACTACCAGACGAGTGTAGCTCCAGCTCAGCGGACACCAACAGAAGCTTACTACCAGACAG GCGTGAAGAGTGGCTACAGTCCAGTCAGCACAGTATACAGCCAGCCGCCACCACCACAGAGGCATGTCACAACTTTAAAGCCTCTGGCCCCTGCCAGCTCAGTGTCCACCAGCTACAACATCTACCCAGTGTCCACCAGTGTACAGCAGCCCCCCATCTCCTCTTACACCCCCTGCTCGTCCTTCAGCTCCACAGCTGGCACCTACTCTG GCGTCAGCTACTCTACTTATGATTCAAGTGGCTACACTTCCACCCCCTCATACTACCAGCCTGCCCAGCTACCTCCTCCTCAGCCCCAGCAGCCCCCCCAGCAGTCCCATCCGCCTCCCAAGCAGCTCACCAGCTCCTCCTGGAGCAACGCGGGCAGCAACATGGTGACATCTCCCACGGTCAACGCCTACAAGAAGCCCATGTTCCACCAGAACAAGCTTCAGAAGCCGAAAGGGCCGCCCAAGCAACCCCAGCTGCACTACTGCGACATCTGCAAGATCAGCTGTGCTGGACCGCAG ACGTACCGAGAGCACCTCGAGGGCCAGAAGCACAAGAAGAAGGATGCAGCTCTCAAGTCTGGCAGCGTGGTGGGGAGCAACGGGCCCCGGGGGATTCAGACCCAGCTACGCTGTGAACTATGTGACATTGCCTGCACTGGCGTAGATGCGTACGCTGCCCATATCCGAGGAGCCAAGCACCAGAAG GTGGTGAAGCTCCACACCAAACTAGGCAAACCTATACCTTCAACTGAGCCTGTTTTAGTGAACAATGCTCCAATTATCTCAACGTCGACAGCTGGGAAGACGACCCCTATCATTGTTACGGCAACTGCCCCGGTAGCACCACCCAAACTGGTGGTCGTAAACGCCACAAAGGCCCCAGCACCTGTGAAGAAGCCAGTCGCACCCAAAATAACCCTCCTTG CCAACAAGCCGGCCACCCCTCCAGTAGCCAAGGAGAATGAGGCCAAGCAGTCAGCAACAGCGTCAAAGAGTGAGACCACGAGTGACGATGAGGACGGGGATGGAGTGGGGAGGCAGGGCGACGTCCAGCCTGTAGGACATGACTATGTGGAGGAG GTGCGTAATGATGATGGGAAGGTAATTCGCTTCCACTGTAAACTCTGTGAATGCAGTTTCAATGACCCCAATGCTAAAGACATGCACCTGAAGGGACGCAGGCACCGGCTGCAGTACAAG AAGAAGGTGAACCCAGAGCTGCCGGTGGAGATCAAGCCCAGTAATCGGGCCAGGAAGCTGCAAGAGGGCAAACTGAGGAAACAGAAGCAGAAGGCTGTGCTGAAGAGACAGCGGGATGACGAGCAGCGCTGGCACTTGGAGATGAGGTCAGAGCCAGACAGCAGCTGGCAAACAGAGATGAG CCGCTATGAGGAGGACATGtactggaggaggagggaggaggagcagTTGTACTGGGGGGAGCAGAGGCACATGATGGCCCCCCCTCCGCTCATGAGCCGGCCCGGCATGCCAGTTCCCCCCCTACTG CCTATGCGTCGGCCGGACTCCCCAGACGACCGCCACATCATGGCCAAACACTCCACCATCTACCCTGTAGAGGAGGAGCTGCAGGCGGTGCAGAGGATCGTCTCCCACACTGAGAGAGCCCTCAAACTGGTGTCTGTCTCCCTGCTGGAGAAAGAGCCTCCAGAGGCTGCTCCAGAGGCTGCTCCAGAGGCTGCTCCAGAGGCTGATGCTGGAGAGAAAGG ACCGGAAAACCAGGCGGCCCGTATGCTGAAGGGGGTGATGAGGGTGGGCATCCTGGCCAAGGGCCTGCTGCTCCATGGGGATAGGAACGTGGAGCTCATTCTGCTGGCTGCCAAGAAGCCCACCCTCTCTCTGCTGAAGGACATCGCTGAGCAGCTGCCCAAAGAAATGGCG CCATTTTCTGAAGATCAGTATGAGGTGAAGGCTCACCCTGAGGAAGCCAACATCGTGATTTTTTCGAGCAAGGAGCCAAAAATGCAGGTCACCATCTCTCTAACCTCGCCACTGATGAGGGAGGACCCTGCCCCTGACAAGGAGGAAAAGGCAGGAGACAAAGCGGCTGAGAAAG GGGTGCCTGAGAAAGACCCTGCTGATGTTCTGAACCAGAACAAGTGCCTGGAATACCTAGCTGCTCTGAGACATGCCAAGTGGTTCCAG GCTCGTGCCAATGGTCTTCAGTCCTGTGTGATCATCATTAGAGTGTTACGGGATCTTTGCCAGCGAGTGCCAACCTGGGGCAAGATGCCATCCTGG GCTATGGAGCTGCTGGTAGAGAAGGCCATCAGCAGTGCCACAGGGCCCCTCAGCCCAGGGGAAGCCATGCGTCGGGTCCTGGAATGTATCGCTACCGGCATCCTACTGCCAG